Proteins from a genomic interval of Polaribacter sp. Q13:
- a CDS encoding ABC transporter permease, which translates to MLGIAKLKTQLNLLLIELGDLTYFTSHFFKETFKRPFETKELLRQCYNMGNRSLLLVGITSFIIGLVLDLQTRPTLMEFGAVSWMPSMVSISIVREIGPIIIALVCAGRIGSGIGAELGSMRVTEQIDAMEVSGTNPFKYLVVTRVLAITLMLPLLIVIGDAFALLGSYIIENIKGNVSFTLYFNEVFNSLEFGDILPATIKSFFFGAAIGIVGCYKGYYCEKGTEGVGKAANSAVVISSLLLFIIDFIAVFVTNIFYD; encoded by the coding sequence ATTTTGGGTATTGCTAAACTTAAAACACAATTAAATCTACTCTTAATTGAACTAGGCGATTTAACCTATTTTACAAGTCACTTTTTCAAAGAAACATTTAAGCGCCCGTTTGAAACCAAAGAATTGTTGCGCCAATGTTACAATATGGGAAACCGTTCTTTATTACTAGTGGGTATAACCAGCTTTATTATTGGCTTAGTATTAGACTTACAAACACGACCAACCTTAATGGAATTTGGTGCTGTATCTTGGATGCCTTCTATGGTTAGCATATCTATTGTAAGAGAAATTGGTCCTATAATAATCGCGCTGGTTTGTGCTGGTAGAATTGGTTCTGGTATTGGTGCAGAATTAGGTTCTATGCGCGTTACCGAACAAATTGATGCTATGGAAGTTTCTGGCACTAATCCTTTTAAATATTTAGTAGTTACTCGTGTGCTAGCAATTACCCTTATGTTACCATTATTAATTGTAATTGGTGATGCATTTGCGCTATTGGGATCTTATATAATTGAAAATATTAAAGGAAATGTATCATTTACATTGTATTTTAATGAAGTTTTTAATTCGTTAGAATTTGGAGATATACTTCCCGCTACCATAAAATCATTCTTTTTTGGTGCAGCCATTGGTATTGTGGGTTGCTATAAAGGCTATTACTGCGAAAAAGGTACAGAAGGAGTTGGAAAAGCTGCTAATTCTGCGGTAGTTATCAGTTCTTTATTATTATTTATTATCGATTTTATTGCCGTTTTTGTAACTAATATTTTCTATGACTAA
- the cls gene encoding cardiolipin synthase, producing MTIALVLYFLLALALMGRLLLYGIRPTKTLAWLLAIFTIPVGGMLLYFILGRNRRKNKFYTLKKTKSISKYLNKVHEYYKTIDSDSDIPASIKKHIKLVKLIIKGANFVPTVGNEIIPLKNGAATFEAIFKALETAKKFVHIQYYIFEEGDLAEKFKTILIKKAKEGVEVRLLYDALGSRTLSHTYINSLKAEGIEVFGFLPMKLGRFLSSINYRNHRKIVVVDSVYGFTGGINVADKYLSGDPDLGNWYDMHLQLKGTIVNSLQSVFAMDWSFASNSDNLLNTQYFLKHSTSGKTVAQVVAGGPDSEFSAIQQLYFSIINSAKKYVYITNPYIIPGEALKEAMQVAALSGIDIRLLLSTKSDSFLVKWTVRSIFEDLLESGVKIFLFPDGFLHSKVIISDDELTTIGTANLDIRSFEQNYEVNVLMYDKEITTKLKLDFIIDCKKSNQLNYNQFLKRPKIERLKEGLAKVFSPVL from the coding sequence ATGACGATAGCGCTCGTTCTATATTTTCTTTTAGCATTAGCTCTAATGGGTAGACTCTTGCTTTACGGAATACGACCAACCAAAACCTTAGCTTGGTTGTTGGCAATTTTTACGATTCCGGTTGGTGGAATGCTGTTATATTTTATACTTGGTCGTAATCGAAGAAAAAATAAATTCTATACCTTAAAAAAAACAAAATCAATTTCTAAATACTTAAATAAGGTTCACGAATATTATAAAACCATAGATTCAGACTCAGACATTCCTGCATCCATAAAAAAGCATATAAAACTAGTAAAACTCATTATTAAAGGAGCAAATTTTGTTCCTACTGTTGGCAATGAAATAATTCCACTTAAAAATGGAGCAGCTACTTTCGAAGCTATTTTTAAGGCTTTAGAAACTGCAAAAAAGTTCGTTCACATTCAGTATTATATTTTTGAAGAAGGCGATTTGGCTGAAAAATTTAAAACCATATTAATTAAAAAAGCCAAAGAAGGTGTTGAAGTGCGTTTGCTTTATGACGCTTTGGGAAGCAGAACATTAAGTCATACATATATAAACAGTCTAAAAGCAGAAGGCATAGAAGTATTTGGTTTTTTACCTATGAAATTAGGTAGGTTTTTATCATCAATAAATTACCGAAATCATAGAAAAATTGTGGTAGTAGATAGCGTGTATGGTTTTACTGGAGGCATTAATGTTGCAGATAAATACCTCTCTGGAGATCCTGATTTAGGTAATTGGTACGATATGCATTTGCAGTTAAAAGGAACGATTGTAAATAGTTTACAATCTGTTTTTGCTATGGATTGGAGCTTTGCGAGTAATTCGGATAATTTATTAAACACACAATATTTCTTGAAACATTCAACCTCTGGAAAAACAGTTGCTCAGGTTGTTGCAGGTGGACCAGATTCAGAATTTTCTGCTATTCAGCAACTTTATTTTTCTATAATTAATAGTGCAAAAAAGTATGTATACATTACCAATCCGTATATTATTCCGGGAGAGGCTTTAAAGGAAGCTATGCAAGTTGCTGCACTAAGTGGCATCGATATTAGATTACTTCTCTCTACAAAATCTGATAGTTTTTTGGTAAAATGGACGGTTCGTTCAATTTTTGAAGATTTACTAGAATCTGGAGTTAAAATTTTTTTATTTCCAGATGGATTTTTACATAGTAAAGTTATTATTTCAGATGATGAGCTTACGACTATTGGAACTGCAAATCTAGATATTAGAAGTTTTGAGCAAAATTATGAAGTCAATGTTTTAATGTATGACAAGGAAATAACAACAAAATTAAAACTAGATTTTATAATAGATTGTAAAAAAAGTAATCAATTAAATTATAATCAATTTCTTAAAAGACCAAAAATAGAACGTTTAAAAGAAGGTCTAGCCAAAGTGTTTAGTCCGGTTTTATAA
- a CDS encoding patatin-like phospholipase family protein, with protein sequence MNIGLVLSGGGARGAAHIGVIKALEEHGIFPTHIAGTSSGAIVGGLYAAGVSWPEILNFFKTITIFSTYRYARNKPGFLNSANFYDDLKTFFPIDNFDALKKTLFVTAANIIDGSSKIFSQGQVIKPIIASASFPGVFTPTEINGNYYVDGGTLNNFPVEPLKTICTKIIGVYVNPLKEVSINDLKHSYSVIERAYKIKVAAESMNKFPECDLVITPQELVDYATFDMNNIDTIFNLGYTNTKKILEKNTDLFVS encoded by the coding sequence ATGAATATAGGCTTAGTCCTTTCTGGTGGTGGCGCTCGTGGAGCTGCTCATATAGGAGTAATTAAAGCATTAGAAGAGCATGGTATTTTTCCTACACATATTGCAGGTACAAGTTCTGGAGCTATTGTTGGTGGCTTATATGCAGCAGGTGTTTCTTGGCCAGAGATATTAAATTTCTTTAAAACCATCACTATTTTTAGTACATATAGATATGCGCGAAATAAACCTGGTTTTTTAAATTCGGCTAATTTTTATGATGACCTCAAAACCTTTTTTCCAATCGACAATTTTGATGCTTTAAAAAAAACATTATTTGTTACTGCTGCAAATATAATTGATGGGTCATCTAAGATATTTAGCCAAGGGCAAGTTATAAAACCTATTATTGCCTCTGCTTCTTTTCCGGGTGTTTTTACGCCTACGGAAATCAATGGTAATTATTATGTTGATGGCGGTACGTTAAACAATTTCCCTGTAGAACCCTTAAAAACAATTTGTACTAAAATTATAGGTGTTTACGTTAATCCCTTAAAAGAAGTTAGTATCAACGATTTAAAACATTCTTATTCTGTAATTGAGCGCGCTTATAAAATTAAAGTAGCAGCAGAATCTATGAACAAATTTCCGGAATGCGATTTAGTTATAACACCCCAAGAATTAGTCGATTATGCAACTTTTGATATGAATAATATTGATACTATTTTTAATTTGGGCTATACAAACACTAAAAAAATATTAGAAAAAAATACGGATTTATTTGTTTCATAA